One genomic window of Spirochaetota bacterium includes the following:
- the groL gene encoding chaperonin GroEL (60 kDa chaperone family; promotes refolding of misfolded polypeptides especially under stressful conditions; forms two stacked rings of heptamers to form a barrel-shaped 14mer; ends can be capped by GroES; misfolded proteins enter the barrel where they are refolded when GroES binds) — protein sequence MPKILQYNEEARRSVLDGVTQLCDAVKITLGPRGRNVVLDKKFGAPTITKDGVTVAKEIELEEPFENMGAQMVKEVATKTNDVAGDGTTTATILATEIYKAGLKTVTAGANPMAVKRGIDKAVDAAVKFIGDSSREIKDKKEIAQVAAISSNNDTEIGELIAEAMEKVGKDGVITVEEAKSIETNLEVVEGMQFDRGYISPYMVTDAESMQAVLEDAYILINEKKISVMKDLLPILEKVAQAGKPLLIIAEDLEGEALATIVVNTLRKTISCVAVKAPGFGDRRKAMLEDIAILTKGQVISEDLGLKLENTTIDMLGKAKRVLIDKENTTIIEGDGSQQDIQGRITVIKNQIEETTSDYDKEKLQERLAKLAGGVAVINVGAPTEVELKEKKARVEDALSATRSAVEEGIVPGGGLTLLYAQKAIKETAEKLDGDEKIGAEIITRAVLEPMRQIANNAGYEGSVIVEKAVNEKKGIGFNAATLKWEDLMEAGIVDPAKVVRSSLQNAASISGMLLTTEVLITDKQEEEKMPPGMAGGGMPPGGMY from the coding sequence ATGCCAAAAATATTACAATATAACGAAGAAGCAAGAAGATCAGTTCTGGATGGTGTTACGCAATTGTGTGATGCAGTAAAGATTACTCTAGGGCCCCGAGGTAGAAATGTAGTTTTGGACAAAAAGTTCGGCGCTCCTACCATTACCAAAGATGGTGTAACTGTTGCGAAGGAGATTGAATTGGAAGAGCCCTTTGAAAACATGGGCGCTCAAATGGTCAAAGAGGTTGCTACTAAGACCAATGATGTGGCTGGAGATGGCACAACTACAGCTACGATCCTTGCTACTGAGATATATAAAGCAGGCCTTAAGACCGTCACTGCCGGAGCAAACCCTATGGCCGTTAAGAGAGGGATTGATAAGGCTGTTGATGCAGCGGTCAAATTTATTGGCGATTCATCTAGAGAGATAAAAGACAAGAAAGAGATAGCCCAAGTAGCAGCAATATCATCCAATAATGATACAGAAATCGGCGAGTTAATCGCAGAGGCGATGGAAAAGGTAGGAAAGGATGGTGTTATTACTGTAGAGGAAGCAAAATCTATAGAGACCAATCTTGAAGTAGTAGAGGGGATGCAGTTTGATAGGGGTTACATTTCGCCCTACATGGTAACAGATGCTGAGAGCATGCAGGCCGTCTTAGAGGATGCCTATATTTTAATAAATGAAAAGAAAATATCAGTGATGAAGGATCTTCTTCCAATACTGGAAAAGGTAGCACAAGCGGGAAAACCTTTACTTATTATTGCTGAAGACCTTGAAGGCGAAGCGCTAGCAACTATTGTCGTAAACACCCTGAGGAAGACTATATCCTGTGTAGCGGTTAAGGCGCCTGGTTTTGGAGATAGACGAAAAGCCATGCTCGAGGACATAGCGATCCTAACCAAGGGTCAGGTTATTTCTGAGGATCTTGGGCTCAAGCTTGAGAATACTACTATAGATATGTTAGGCAAGGCAAAAAGGGTTCTCATCGATAAGGAAAACACCACAATTATTGAAGGTGATGGCAGCCAACAGGATATTCAGGGAAGAATAACTGTGATAAAAAATCAGATTGAAGAAACTACATCAGATTATGATAAAGAAAAACTTCAGGAGAGATTGGCAAAATTAGCAGGCGGAGTTGCTGTTATCAATGTAGGCGCACCCACTGAGGTTGAATTGAAGGAGAAGAAGGCAAGAGTTGAGGATGCCCTGTCCGCGACCAGATCTGCTGTTGAGGAAGGGATTGTCCCAGGCGGCGGCTTAACCCTACTCTATGCACAAAAGGCTATAAAAGAAACCGCTGAGAAATTAGATGGCGATGAAAAGATAGGCGCTGAAATAATTACAAGGGCTGTATTAGAACCCATGAGGCAGATAGCTAATAATGCCGGATACGAAGGGTCTGTGATTGTAGAAAAGGCTGTTAACGAAAAGAAGGGAATCGGCTTCAATGCTGCAACCCTAAAATGGGAAGATTTGATGGAAGCAGGCATTGTTGATCCAGCTAAAGTGGTTCGGTCATCGCTTCAGAATGCAGCTTCTATTTCAGGTATGCTGTTGACAACCGAGGTTCTAATTACCGATAAACAAGAGGAAGAAAAGATGCCTCCTGGTATGGCTGGTGGCGGAATGCCTCCTGGAGGAATGTACTAA
- a CDS encoding glycosyltransferase N-terminal domain-containing protein: MIYEIFIFVASLLGRIASVYNRKARKFFSLRKGEIDRIEEYFRNNPGNRVIWFHSASAGEFEQAKPIIEYLKKDREEIRIVASFFSPSGFEAGIKYREIDLCFNLPLDYRRNIKRLLNCIKPEIIIYSKYDIWHNLSTLANRRDIKLIMISATIPESSLRHRFPFRIFFSRTYGLFCRIYAISKEDALRFIRIIGRGKKGIVIISGDTRFDRVKTVLKKKPIAMTDMILRDKEHQYIIAGSTYEVSENKLLNVAMRLRDGGEKAIFILVPHEVDSENIDRIKENIKSRGFMPIIYSKSKDPILLKEEEMLIVDVQGVLAYLYEIADIVFIGGSFKGSVHSVLEPAIFGKPILTGPFIKNAFEAISLKDIGGLSVCRNEDELYKMIKTLMDDKLRNNMSKRVKEYFNENLGACRYIIHDMKKFI, from the coding sequence GTGATATATGAGATATTCATATTTGTAGCTTCCCTTCTCGGAAGGATCGCTTCTGTGTATAATAGAAAAGCGAGAAAATTTTTCTCTTTGAGAAAAGGCGAAATAGACAGGATTGAAGAATATTTCAGAAACAATCCCGGCAACAGGGTTATTTGGTTCCATTCCGCCTCAGCAGGAGAATTTGAACAGGCTAAACCCATAATTGAATACCTGAAGAAAGACAGAGAGGAGATCAGAATTGTTGCGAGTTTCTTCTCGCCCTCAGGTTTTGAGGCTGGCATTAAATACAGGGAGATAGACCTCTGCTTTAACCTGCCTCTTGATTACAGGAGAAATATCAAGCGATTATTGAATTGCATAAAACCGGAAATCATCATCTACTCAAAATATGATATCTGGCATAATCTTTCTACCCTGGCGAACAGGAGGGACATTAAGCTTATAATGATAAGTGCAACAATACCTGAAAGCTCCTTGAGGCATAGATTCCCATTTCGTATTTTCTTTAGCCGCACATATGGTCTTTTTTGTAGGATCTATGCTATTTCGAAGGAGGATGCCCTCAGATTTATTAGAATAATTGGCCGTGGAAAGAAGGGGATTGTGATAATCTCCGGCGACACAAGGTTTGATAGGGTAAAAACGGTTCTTAAAAAGAAGCCAATTGCCATGACTGATATGATCCTGCGGGATAAGGAGCATCAATATATAATTGCCGGAAGCACTTACGAAGTATCTGAAAATAAGTTATTAAATGTGGCCATGAGGTTGAGGGATGGAGGAGAAAAGGCGATATTCATCCTCGTACCACATGAGGTGGATTCTGAAAACATAGATAGGATAAAGGAAAATATCAAATCAAGGGGATTCATGCCGATAATATACAGCAAATCCAAGGATCCGATTCTTTTAAAGGAAGAGGAGATGCTAATCGTCGATGTTCAGGGAGTCCTTGCCTATCTCTATGAGATAGCGGATATCGTATTTATAGGTGGCTCCTTTAAGGGCAGCGTTCACAGCGTTTTAGAACCAGCCATTTTCGGGAAACCGATCTTGACAGGGCCATTCATTAAAAATGCCTTTGAGGCCATTAGTCTAAAGGATATCGGAGGGTTGTCTGTTTGCAGGAACGAGGATGAACTCTATAAAATGATTAAGACACTAATGGATGATAAGTTGAGGAATAATATGTCAAAAAGGGTGAAAGAATACTTTAATGAGAACCTCGGAGCCTGCAGATATATAATTCATGATATGAAAAAATTTATTTAA
- the moaA gene encoding GTP 3',8-cyclase MoaA codes for MLTDKFLRRIDYLRISITDKCNLRCIYCMPKEGVTLLPYEEILRNEEFIHFINIFISLGVRKIRFTGGEPLIRKGFVDIISKTKKLFPDIDLGLTTNGVLLDEVLDNLYSIQLHGLNISLDSMSRERYAMITGRDYFYRVISNIEKAIAFDFFNIKINSVLYEGTIEELEVFLDYFKEKNITLRFIEKMPFTIDERLQSNVSCNDLINHLDRFGDLMRNKRMDTRVSMMYDFYYKNRYKMKIGIIPPMTHNYCHKCNRLRLTCDGFLKTCLLSNIEYDLKRPYRMGIGDNALQQIILQAVSEKPKHHNHNSLYISDEGCSSLAPNRSMSKIGG; via the coding sequence ATGTTGACGGATAAATTCCTTAGGCGAATTGACTATCTTAGAATATCTATTACTGATAAATGTAATTTAAGATGCATCTACTGTATGCCCAAGGAAGGAGTAACACTGCTACCCTATGAAGAAATACTCAGAAATGAGGAATTTATTCATTTTATTAACATTTTTATATCATTAGGGGTTAGAAAGATAAGATTTACAGGTGGAGAACCGCTGATTCGCAAGGGTTTTGTTGATATAATCTCTAAAACTAAAAAATTGTTTCCGGATATTGATTTAGGTCTTACTACTAATGGTGTTCTTTTAGATGAGGTGTTAGATAACTTATATTCTATCCAGCTGCATGGATTGAACATTAGCCTTGACTCAATGAGCAGAGAGCGTTATGCGATGATTACTGGAAGAGATTATTTTTATAGAGTGATCTCAAATATTGAAAAAGCTATCGCTTTTGACTTTTTTAATATAAAGATAAATTCAGTATTATATGAGGGAACTATCGAGGAATTAGAAGTATTTTTGGATTATTTTAAGGAAAAAAATATTACTCTTAGATTTATTGAAAAGATGCCTTTTACTATTGATGAAAGACTACAATCTAATGTATCATGTAATGACTTGATTAATCATCTGGATCGATTTGGAGATTTGATGAGGAACAAAAGAATGGATACTCGGGTATCAATGATGTATGATTTTTATTACAAAAATAGATACAAGATGAAAATCGGCATCATTCCTCCCATGACTCATAATTATTGCCATAAATGTAATAGATTGCGCCTTACCTGTGATGGCTTCCTAAAGACTTGCCTTCTCTCAAATATTGAATATGATCTCAAAAGGCCATACAGGATGGGAATAGGAGATAATGCTTTACAACAAATTATTCTCCAAGCTGTGAGTGAAAAGCCAAAGCATCACAATCATAATTCCTTGTACATTAGCGATGAGGGGTGTTCATCCTTAGCTCCTAACAGAAGCATGTCCAAGATTGGTGGGTAG
- the groES gene encoding co-chaperone GroES → MVAIKPLGDRILIEVIEEEMQKEGSLFIPDTAKEKPQQGKVIAVGKGRFENSEWIPLDVKIGDTVLYGKYSGTEVKHEGKEYLIVRESDILAIVE, encoded by the coding sequence ATCGTGGCTATTAAACCATTAGGAGATCGAATTCTCATAGAAGTTATTGAGGAAGAGATGCAGAAGGAGGGGTCTTTATTTATCCCTGATACAGCCAAGGAAAAGCCACAGCAGGGAAAGGTTATTGCTGTTGGTAAAGGAAGATTTGAGAATAGTGAATGGATTCCTCTTGATGTCAAAATTGGAGATACAGTTCTTTACGGAAAGTATTCCGGAACAGAGGTTAAGCATGAGGGGAAAGAGTATTTAATCGTTAGAGAAAGCGATATTTTAGCGATAGTTGAATAA
- the moaC gene encoding cyclic pyranopterin monophosphate synthase MoaC gives MNEFSHYNDNGSATMVDISEKKITLRKAKAAGFVRMQPKTLHLIREGLIPKGNPFEAARFAGIMTAKRTAELIPMCHPLLLTHVDIKLDIDDEKCGISITSEVRLEGKTGAEMEALSAVSIAALTVYDMCKAVDKNMIIEDMRLIEKSGGKSDVGLS, from the coding sequence ATGAATGAATTCTCTCACTATAATGATAATGGCTCTGCCACAATGGTTGATATTTCAGAGAAAAAAATTACTTTAAGAAAGGCTAAAGCAGCTGGATTTGTTAGAATGCAACCCAAAACCCTGCATTTAATAAGAGAAGGGTTGATACCTAAGGGCAATCCCTTTGAGGCAGCCAGATTTGCAGGAATAATGACAGCAAAAAGAACAGCGGAATTGATTCCTATGTGTCATCCCCTATTATTAACCCATGTTGATATAAAGCTGGATATTGATGATGAGAAATGTGGCATTTCAATCACCTCTGAAGTGAGATTAGAGGGCAAGACAGGAGCGGAGATGGAAGCATTATCAGCGGTCTCAATTGCGGCATTAACAGTCTACGATATGTGTAAGGCCGTGGACAAGAATATGATAATTGAAGATATGAGGCTAATCGAAAAAAGCGGTGGGAAATCTGATGTTGGTTTATCATAG
- the thiS gene encoding sulfur carrier protein ThiS — MKIQVNGKIVEFDKSKISELLEEYNLDKMLTVVEKNGEIIKSDIYEEEELKEGDVIEIVQLVGGG, encoded by the coding sequence ATGAAAATACAGGTAAATGGCAAAATAGTTGAATTCGATAAGTCCAAAATTTCTGAATTATTAGAAGAATACAATCTCGATAAGATGCTTACGGTGGTGGAAAAGAATGGAGAGATTATTAAATCCGATATATATGAGGAAGAAGAACTAAAGGAAGGCGATGTTATTGAGATAGTACAGCTTGTCGGAGGGGGATAA
- the thiE gene encoding thiamine phosphate synthase yields MGNGIYSAIDANINRTLEGLKICEDVYRFIYHETRLAGRIKEIRHDFIKEVRVFPDTPLLNARDVESDQLKFIDLESERRRDSLEELVKRNLHRSIEALRAIEEFTKLLDIQLIHNPFQRIRFSLYNLEKELISNILKVRKIEKLKNSLYAILDSSLIHDEGYSQTASRLIDGGARVIQLRMKSVPVKSVLSVAKEISAICRERRVLFIINDYPDIARISNADGVHLGQDDLPLKDARLILPPDMLIGISTHTFPQAMIAYEEGADYIALGPIYDTRSKYDQLLKGIEMEVVRDLVEKINIPIVCIGGLEPEGVSWLKGLGYSSFALISYLYRDNAIEENCRRIIASM; encoded by the coding sequence TTGGGAAATGGCATCTATTCAGCTATTGATGCGAATATCAATAGAACCCTAGAGGGACTCAAAATCTGTGAAGATGTGTACAGATTCATATATCATGAAACCCGTCTTGCCGGGAGGATTAAGGAAATTCGTCATGATTTTATCAAAGAGGTAAGAGTATTCCCGGATACACCATTACTAAACGCAAGGGATGTTGAGAGTGACCAACTAAAGTTTATTGATCTTGAAAGCGAACGAAGGAGGGACTCCCTTGAGGAATTGGTCAAAAGGAACCTTCACCGTTCAATTGAAGCATTAAGAGCTATAGAGGAATTCACAAAGCTATTGGATATTCAATTGATCCACAATCCCTTTCAAAGGATACGATTTTCGCTTTACAATCTTGAAAAAGAGCTGATCTCGAATATATTAAAAGTAAGAAAAATTGAGAAATTAAAAAACTCGCTCTATGCTATTCTTGATTCCTCGTTAATTCATGATGAGGGGTATTCCCAAACAGCCTCAAGGCTTATTGATGGAGGCGCAAGGGTTATTCAGTTGAGGATGAAGAGTGTTCCTGTGAAGAGTGTGCTCTCGGTTGCTAAAGAGATATCCGCGATCTGTAGGGAGAGGAGGGTCCTATTCATTATCAATGATTATCCTGATATTGCACGTATATCAAATGCAGATGGCGTTCATCTTGGCCAGGATGACCTACCCTTAAAGGATGCAAGGTTAATCCTTCCACCAGACATGCTTATTGGCATCTCCACTCATACATTCCCACAGGCAATGATAGCTTATGAGGAAGGGGCTGATTACATAGCCTTAGGGCCAATATATGATACCAGAAGCAAATATGACCAATTGTTGAAGGGGATTGAGATGGAAGTAGTACGCGATCTGGTTGAAAAAATTAATATACCCATCGTATGCATTGGGGGGCTTGAACCTGAAGGCGTGAGTTGGCTTAAGGGCTTGGGATATTCCTCCTTTGCCTTGATCTCATACCTGTATAGAGATAATGCTATTGAAGAGAATTGCAGGAGAATAATCGCCTCAATGTAG
- a CDS encoding carboxy terminal-processing peptidase, with the protein MANNRQKRTISFIVAIILVLSCLKKTEGLKKSDIKPIISIFLARHVKYHEFNDEISSRTLINLMKYLDPGKYYFFQGDVDIFFHNKDKIDDLVNSDQYDFIFEILKVYKKRVSEGIKRFHLLIENKYDFNKDESIIIDRDKAQYSTDEKDMQERWRKNIKLQLFNQMAIVKDIVKAKKKLKKKYRLYEKRINEIDSAKITSIFVNCFSTALDPHSNYLTREEHEDFMISTKLKLEGIGVLLRSEDGFVIVESIIPAGAAAKLSDDLKLKPNDKIVAVAEGDNGEPVDVIDMALRDVVKLIRGKKGTKVRLTILREVGETHEQLRNVIPIIREEIKLEDRAAKSQVYTTDGMKNQLRIGYIKLSSFYLDFDAIQKNDPNAKSSSKDIIIQINKLKNKGIDGIVLDLRGNPGGALTESINIAGMFIDQGPIVQILDGRDSLNVMKDNDPGVYYDGPMVVLIDRFSASASEIFAGAIKDYGRGLIIGPCSTFGKGSVQTYNVLPSRKGAMKITTALFYQPAGSSNQLNGIHPDITIPDISSIWEIGENELHNAIKWEKIKRANYVPYQNYINEKIISQLVGLSSARIKSNKKFTELINKINKFKEKLKRKEFSLKEEAGIEDQKRKDVEKKLRTNKNDMIIDLENDLFLHEAFNIAVDYIKRLN; encoded by the coding sequence ATGGCAAATAATAGGCAAAAGAGAACAATATCATTTATTGTTGCAATTATACTGGTTCTTAGTTGTTTAAAAAAGACAGAAGGTCTTAAAAAATCTGATATAAAACCGATAATATCAATTTTTTTAGCAAGGCATGTGAAATATCACGAATTTAATGATGAGATATCATCAAGAACCTTGATCAATCTGATGAAATATCTTGATCCTGGGAAATATTATTTTTTTCAAGGTGATGTTGATATTTTTTTTCATAATAAGGATAAAATCGATGATCTCGTAAATTCTGATCAGTATGATTTTATCTTTGAGATATTGAAGGTGTACAAGAAGAGGGTTAGTGAAGGTATAAAACGCTTTCATTTACTTATTGAAAATAAATATGATTTTAATAAAGATGAAAGTATCATTATTGACAGGGATAAAGCACAATATTCCACAGATGAAAAAGATATGCAGGAAAGATGGAGGAAAAATATAAAACTCCAGCTTTTCAATCAAATGGCAATCGTGAAGGATATAGTCAAAGCAAAGAAGAAACTGAAGAAGAAATATCGATTATATGAAAAGCGGATCAACGAGATTGATAGTGCCAAAATAACTTCCATCTTTGTGAATTGTTTTTCCACAGCATTAGATCCACATTCTAATTATCTAACTCGTGAAGAGCATGAAGATTTTATGATATCAACCAAGTTAAAGCTTGAGGGAATCGGAGTATTACTCAGATCTGAGGATGGTTTTGTAATAGTGGAATCGATAATCCCAGCTGGGGCAGCAGCGAAGTTGTCTGATGATCTTAAATTAAAACCAAATGATAAGATCGTGGCTGTTGCAGAAGGAGATAACGGAGAACCAGTTGATGTCATTGATATGGCCCTTCGGGATGTTGTAAAGCTTATTAGAGGGAAAAAGGGAACGAAAGTGAGGCTCACTATCTTAAGGGAGGTTGGTGAGACTCATGAGCAACTGCGAAATGTAATCCCAATAATAAGGGAAGAGATAAAATTAGAGGATAGAGCAGCGAAATCTCAAGTTTACACAACTGATGGTATGAAAAATCAACTGAGAATTGGATATATTAAATTATCATCCTTTTATCTCGACTTTGACGCTATTCAAAAGAATGATCCCAATGCTAAGAGTTCATCCAAGGATATTATAATTCAGATCAATAAATTAAAAAACAAGGGGATAGATGGAATTGTATTGGATTTAAGGGGAAATCCTGGGGGTGCTCTGACTGAGTCTATCAATATCGCTGGGATGTTCATTGATCAAGGGCCTATTGTACAGATATTAGATGGGAGAGATAGCCTTAATGTAATGAAGGATAATGATCCAGGTGTATATTATGATGGGCCTATGGTTGTACTAATTGATAGATTTAGCGCCAGCGCTTCAGAGATTTTTGCTGGTGCAATAAAGGACTATGGTAGAGGACTAATAATTGGTCCATGTAGTACCTTTGGAAAAGGATCGGTGCAGACCTATAACGTATTGCCAAGCAGGAAGGGGGCGATGAAGATAACAACAGCCCTCTTTTATCAACCAGCGGGTTCATCCAATCAATTAAATGGTATTCATCCAGATATCACCATTCCGGATATCTCTTCAATTTGGGAAATAGGAGAAAATGAGTTGCATAATGCCATTAAATGGGAAAAGATCAAGAGGGCAAATTATGTGCCTTATCAAAACTATATAAATGAAAAGATCATTTCACAACTTGTTGGACTCTCATCTGCAAGGATTAAATCAAACAAAAAATTTACTGAATTGATCAATAAAATAAACAAGTTTAAGGAAAAGCTTAAAAGGAAAGAGTTTAGCCTTAAGGAGGAGGCCGGGATTGAGGATCAGAAGAGAAAGGATGTTGAGAAGAAGTTACGAACCAATAAGAATGATATGATTATTGATTTAGAAAATGATCTATTCCTTCACGAGGCATTTAACATAGCGGTTGATTATATTAAGAGACTAAATTAA
- a CDS encoding glycosyltransferase family 2 protein: MSNDIELSIILPVFNEEKNIPLQFENIISFVDPLEINYEIIFVDDGSTDNSFGVIKEISKNDSRVKALCFRKNFGQTAAMAAGIEYSKGDVIVTMDSDLQNDAKDIKRLLKKINEGYDVVSGWRRERKDGLLYRRIPSIIANWLISKISGVKLHDLGCSLKAYRREVLQYVKLYGEMHRFIPIHVSWEGAKITEIQVEHHSRKFGISNYGLKRTFKVILDLITVKFMGTYSTKPIYVFGGIGLILFIMSIFSGSAVIIMKMMLNHSMIRNPLFHLTVMLITLSMMVVLLGILAEILIRVYHETQGQPPYRIREVVNIKK, encoded by the coding sequence ATGAGTAATGATATAGAGCTATCAATTATTTTGCCAGTATTTAACGAAGAAAAGAATATACCTCTCCAATTTGAGAATATTATATCATTTGTAGATCCACTGGAAATTAATTATGAAATAATATTCGTTGATGATGGCAGTACTGACAACTCCTTTGGAGTAATAAAGGAAATATCAAAAAATGATAGTCGAGTAAAGGCCTTATGTTTTAGAAAGAATTTTGGACAGACTGCTGCTATGGCAGCTGGAATCGAATATTCTAAGGGTGATGTCATAGTTACTATGGATTCTGATCTTCAGAATGACGCAAAGGATATTAAAAGACTCCTTAAAAAGATAAACGAGGGATATGATGTTGTGAGCGGTTGGAGAAGGGAGAGGAAGGATGGACTTCTTTATAGGCGGATACCCTCAATTATCGCTAATTGGCTAATATCAAAGATCAGCGGAGTAAAACTCCATGATTTGGGATGCTCACTCAAGGCTTATAGACGGGAAGTTCTCCAGTACGTCAAGCTATATGGTGAGATGCATCGGTTCATACCTATTCATGTATCATGGGAGGGGGCTAAAATAACAGAGATCCAGGTTGAACACCATTCGAGAAAGTTTGGGATATCCAATTATGGCTTAAAGAGGACATTCAAGGTTATCCTTGACCTGATTACTGTCAAATTTATGGGCACCTATTCAACAAAACCAATATATGTTTTTGGCGGGATAGGTCTAATCCTTTTTATAATGAGTATTTTTAGCGGGTCAGCGGTAATTATTATGAAGATGATGCTCAATCACAGTATGATTAGAAATCCTCTATTTCATTTGACTGTAATGCTCATTACATTGAGCATGATGGTTGTACTCTTGGGAATTCTTGCAGAGATATTGATAAGGGTTTACCATGAAACCCAAGGGCAGCCGCCCTATAGAATTAGGGAGGTTGTTAATATTAAAAAATAG
- the pssA gene encoding CDP-diacylglycerol--serine O-phosphatidyltransferase has translation MTLAWIPNTLTTGNLLLGFISVIYSSHGNYQGYITAGLLILAAALLDGLDGPVARRLNVSSPLGGELDSLADCVTFGVAPGYLAYKAYLSESTIPMFGNIDIVGIFIASIFPICAAYRLARFNISSDKNSFTGLPSPIAGVIVALVPICFINVVIPKIIFAFSFVIIGLLMVSTVKYSKPKYYLFKNIHGFKLIIFIIAIALILIFFRQWTVFIFISLYILSGILSFIIQFIQDHKY, from the coding sequence ATGACTCTTGCATGGATACCTAACACATTAACAACTGGCAACCTACTTTTGGGATTTATCTCAGTAATATATTCAAGTCATGGAAATTATCAGGGATACATTACAGCCGGACTTCTGATTCTAGCAGCCGCTCTCCTCGATGGTCTGGATGGCCCCGTTGCGAGGCGTTTAAATGTATCTAGTCCTCTGGGTGGAGAACTGGATTCTTTAGCAGATTGCGTAACATTTGGCGTAGCCCCAGGATATTTAGCATATAAGGCCTATCTATCTGAAAGTACAATACCTATGTTTGGCAATATAGATATAGTGGGTATATTCATCGCATCAATTTTTCCTATATGCGCTGCCTACAGGCTTGCCCGATTTAATATAAGTTCCGATAAAAATTCCTTTACTGGATTGCCATCTCCAATCGCTGGCGTAATTGTCGCTCTGGTACCTATTTGTTTCATAAATGTTGTAATACCAAAAATAATTTTCGCTTTCTCCTTTGTAATTATTGGTCTATTGATGGTATCTACTGTAAAGTATTCCAAACCAAAGTATTATCTGTTTAAAAATATCCATGGATTCAAGTTAATCATTTTTATTATCGCTATCGCCCTCATTCTAATATTTTTTAGACAGTGGACAGTATTTATTTTTATTTCGCTCTATATCTTATCCGGTATTTTGAGTTTCATCATACAGTTTATACAGGATCATAAATATTAA
- a CDS encoding outer membrane lipoprotein-sorting protein, with translation MRKKFLFIIIGTLLLFPQIVLPLYSAEQRDIELKAHEIVARVDSILDYPKGIIKGSMQHITPDGRSRSVNLKGFISEDDYLFTFTSKKRGEEQRILYNLRGEDIWVYHVFAIKLFNKRDIDRFNRILSTNYYYIDLSNADLQSNYNAEIIGDSIIKGYECYELKLYPIFKKGEYGLLTLYVEKSDYIPLRIDYHDTDTVIFKTLSISRVITEKNRIIPIRYDMLDILKGTLTILEFNSFDEDIDLDRNIFRHQNLGLRK, from the coding sequence ATGAGAAAAAAATTTCTGTTCATAATAATAGGCACACTATTGCTGTTTCCGCAAATTGTGCTCCCCCTCTACTCAGCCGAACAGAGAGATATCGAATTGAAGGCTCATGAGATTGTAGCAAGAGTAGATAGTATTTTAGATTACCCAAAGGGTATTATTAAAGGAAGCATGCAGCACATCACTCCTGATGGGAGATCTAGGTCTGTCAATCTTAAGGGATTTATTTCCGAAGATGACTACCTCTTTACATTTACGAGCAAAAAGAGGGGCGAGGAGCAACGGATTTTGTACAACCTCAGGGGAGAGGATATCTGGGTTTATCATGTCTTTGCAATTAAACTATTTAATAAAAGGGATATAGATAGATTTAACAGAATCCTATCAACAAACTATTATTACATTGACCTTTCCAACGCTGATCTACAGAGCAACTATAATGCTGAGATTATAGGCGATTCCATTATAAAGGGATATGAATGTTATGAACTGAAACTATATCCGATCTTCAAAAAGGGGGAATACGGGCTGTTGACCCTATATGTAGAAAAATCGGATTATATACCACTCAGAATTGATTATCATGATACTGATACCGTCATTTTTAAGACCCTATCTATCTCAAGGGTAATCACTGAAAAGAATAGGATAATTCCCATAAGATATGATATGCTGGATATCCTCAAGGGGACATTAACGATCCTTGAGTTCAACAGCTTTGATGAGGATATTGACCTTGACAGGAATATTTTTAGACACCAGAATCTTGGCCTAAGGAAATAG